The Trueperaceae bacterium sequence GGTCGAGGAGGCAGTCGTCGTCCGACAACAGCAGGACCGCGTGGCGCGCGTCGGCCGCGGCCGCGTCGCGCGCCGGGCCGGGCCCCCGACCGTCGGTCCGGACGAAGGCGACGGACAGGTCGCTCGGGAGCGCCGCGCGAAGGTCCGCCTCGAGGCGCGTCGCGAGGTCGTCCGGGACGCCGTCGAAGGCGACGCGCCACTCGAACCGGTCGCGGGGCAGCGTCTGCAGCGCCAGGCTCGTCGCCTTCGCGCGCAGCACCTCGGGCCGCCCCACCGTCGCGGTGACGACGGTGACGCCCGGCGTAGCCGGGGGCTCTCCCGAATTCACCGCGTCCGCGCGGCGTCCAGGAACGCCTGCAGCATCCGGCGGCCCTCGTCGGTCAGGATGCTCTCCGGGTGGAACTGCACGCCCCACACCGGGTCGGTGGCGTGCCGGACCGCCATGATCGTGGCGGTCCCCTCGTCGTCCGCCCACGCGGTCGGCCGCAGTTCGCTGGGGAGGTCCTCGATCACGAGGCTGTGGTAGCGCGTGACGTCGACGTCCTCCCCGAGGCCCGCGAAGACGGTGCCGCCGTCGTGCCGCACGCGGCTGGTCTTGCCGTGCATGATGACGGGCGCCGGCACGACCTTCGCGCCGTACGCGACCCCGATCGCCTGGTGCCCGAGGCACACCCCGAGGGTGGGGACGTCGGCGCCGTAGCGGCGCACGACGTCGACGCTGAGGCCGGCGTCGTCGGGCGTGCCCGGGCCCGGCGACACGACGATCGCGTCGAACGCTTCCCGCGCGACGTCCTCGAGATCGAAGGCGTCGTTGCGCCATACGGTGACGTCGGCCCCGAGCTCGCCGAGCATCTGCACGAGGTTGTACGTGAAGGAATCGTAGTTGTCGACGATCAACACGCGCACGGCCCCCGCCCCGCCGCCCGGTGGGACGTCCACCGATCCGGGGGGCGCCGTCGGGCCGGCGTCGTGCCCGCTCACGCCAGCCCCTCCGTCGCCATCTCCACCGCCCGGCGGAGCGCCGCGAGTTTGTTGACGCTCTCCTGGTACTCCGCGGTCGGGTCGCTGTCCGCCACGACCCCGCCGCCCGCCTGCAGGTGCACGCGGCCGCCCTCGATCACCATCGTCCGCAACGTGAGCGCCATGTCCATCGCTCCGTCGACCGCGAGGTACCCGAACGCGCCGGCGTACGGGCCGCGACGCGT is a genomic window containing:
- a CDS encoding glycosyltransferase, producing the protein MNSGEPPATPGVTVVTATVGRPEVLRAKATSLALQTLPRDRFEWRVAFDGVPDDLATRLEADLRAALPSDLSVAFVRTDGRGPGPARDAAAADARHAVLLLSDDDCLLD
- a CDS encoding aminodeoxychorismate/anthranilate synthase component II, giving the protein MSGHDAGPTAPPGSVDVPPGGGAGAVRVLIVDNYDSFTYNLVQMLGELGADVTVWRNDAFDLEDVAREAFDAIVVSPGPGTPDDAGLSVDVVRRYGADVPTLGVCLGHQAIGVAYGAKVVPAPVIMHGKTSRVRHDGGTVFAGLGEDVDVTRYHSLVIEDLPSELRPTAWADDEGTATIMAVRHATDPVWGVQFHPESILTDEGRRMLQAFLDAARTR